The genomic region AGGCGAGGTAGAGCCACGCCGCGAAGGCGAGCGCGCAGGGGAGGGCGAGGCTCACGCCGCCTCCCCCGGGAGCGCCGCCAGGAAGTCCACGAGCGCCTCGTTCACCGCCTCGCGCGCCTCGAGGTTGACCACGTGCCCCGCGCCCGGCACCACCACGAGGCGGGCGCCCGGGAGCGCCGCCGCGAGGCTCTCGCAGGGCCCGCGCGACACGGGATCGCGTTCCCCCACGACGAGCAGGGCCGGCTTGCCCAGCGGCGCAAGCTGCGCGGCGAGCTCGCGCCAGCCGGGCTGCACCGCGAGGAGCCCGCGCAGCGTGTGTGCGATCGCCTGCGGCGCGTGCTCGAGGAAGCCCTGCTTCACGAGCGCTGCCGCTCCCGGGTCGAGGCCCGAGCCGGGCCCCCACGCGAAGCGCGCGCCGGCCGCCTCGAGCCCCTCGCGCTCGATCGCGTCCGCGAAGGCCAGCGCCCAGCCGCGCTGGCGCGTGCCCTCGCCGGCGCCGGGCGGGAGCGCCATCAGCACGAGCGCGCGCACGCGCCCGGGCTGCGCGGCAGCGAAGCGCGCCGCGATGCCGGCGCCCATCGAGAGGCCGCCCACGACCGCGCGCGCCGCGCCCAGGTGGTCGAGCACGCGCCCGACGTCGGCGACGAAGCGCTCGGGCGCGTAGGCCGCCGCGCCCGCCGGCGCCTCGCTGCGCGCGTGGCCGCGCAGGTCGAAGGCGGCCGGCCGCGCGCCCGCCCGCAGGGCCCGGAGCTGCGGCCGCCAGTTGCGCGCGCTGCCGCCGAAGCCGTGCAGCAGGCACACGACCGCTCCGCCCCCGTCCGAGCCCTCGCGCTCGAGGTGCAGCGCCACCTCGCCCGCCACGCGCTCCGCCGCCACCCCCGTCCTCCGTCGCCCTCCGGTCCCGTGTGCCATCATGCCGCCGCCGTGAGCGAAGCGAAACGCCCCGTCCCGCCCCCGATCCCCTCGGCGACGATCCTGCTGCTCCGCGAGGAGCCCGGGCCGCTCGAGGTGTTCATGGTCCAGCGCCACCACGCGGTCGACTTCGCCTCGAGCGCGCTCGTCTTCCCGGGCGGCAAGGTGGACCCGAGCGATCACGATCCGGACCTGCACGCCCGCTGCGCGGGTGCCGCGAGCCTCGAGCCCGCGGCGCTCGCGCTCCGGATCGCGGCGGTGCGCGAGACCTTCGAGGAGGCCGGGGTGCTGCTCGCGCGCCCGCAGGGCTCCGGCGCGCTCCTCCCCGGCGCGCGGGCCGGCGCGATCGAGGCGCGCTGGCGCGGCGCGCTCAACGAGGACCGCACGACGATCGGCGCCATCGCGGCGACCGAGGACCTGGTGCTGGCGCTCGACGCGCTGGTCGCCTTTGCGCACTGGATCACGCCCGAGCTCCTGCCGAAGCGCTTCGACACCCACTTCTACCTGGCGGCGGCCCCGGCCGGCCAGGCCGCGACGCACGACGGACACGAGTCGGTGGACTCGCTGTGGATCGCGCCGGCGCGCGCGCTCGAGGAGGCGGCCCGGGGCCGGCTCTCGATCCCCTTCCCGACCCGCATGCAGCTCGCGAAGCTCGCGCGCGCGCACTCGGTGGCCGACGCCCTCGACCGCGCGCGCGCCGCGCCGGTGCTGCCCACGGTCGGCCGGGGCGCCGGCGGCCCGGTGCTCCGGATCCCGGCCGAGGCCGACTACGACCTCGTCGAGGCGCCGATCGACGAGCTGCGCTAGCGGCCCGCGCTCACCCCGCGGCGGCGAGCGCGCGGATCGCGCGCATCCCGACCGTGCGGATCCCGGCGGCGGCCAGCGCCGCACGGCCCTCCTCGCTGCCGTAGAAGCGGTGCTCGAAGGTGCGCGCGTGATGGCCGGGCCCGAGCGCGCGCAGCTCCGCGCCGTCGCGCGCGGGATGGGTGATGAAGTAGGTGACGCCGGGCGCGAGGCGCTCGAGCCGGGCCCGCGTGTGCGCCGCGCCGGCGCCGGGCTCGAAGCCGAGCGAGTCGGCGTCGAGCCCGTCGAGGATCGGCTGGCCCGACCCCTCGATGAGCTCGACCGCGCGGCGGATGATCGGCTCGGCACCGGCCAGGCCCGCGCGCGCGAGGGCCTCGGCGTCGGGCCGCACCGCAAGCGCCGGGATCCGGAACTCGCGTGCGAGCTTCGCGTAGATCTCGACGAAGGGCGGGAAGAAGGCGGTGCCCATGTGGGCGTCGAGGTGCGTCACGTCGATGCCCGCCGCGAGCGCCGTCTCGATCTGCGCGCGCAGCTCGATCTCCACCTCCTCGGGCCGGGCGCGCTGGGCCACCTCGAGGGAGGTGCGCGGCAGGTAGCCCTCCGCGTCCACCAGCGACGGCACGGCGCGGCGGCCCGCGACGGGGCCCCAGCGGTAGCGCGACCACTCGGCGTTGAGCGTGAGATGGACGCCGAGGTCGTAGGCGCCCGGGTTCGCGCGCGCCCGTTCGGCCGCGCCGGGGAACCAGGGGCAGGGCACCATCAACGAGCCGCAGGTGACGGCGCCCGACTCCATCGCCTCGAAGGCGCCAGCGTTCGCGGCATGACACATCCCGATGTCGTCGGCGTGGAGCACGATCACGCGATCGCCGGCGGCGAAGCCGAGGCGCTCGGCGAGCGAGGGCGGGGCGGGCGGGGCGGACGGGGCCGGCATGCTGACCTCCAGGGGCCGGCGATGATACCCTGCCGCCGCCGTGCCCCACGACCTCGCCGCCCTGGCCGCGCTCGCCGAGCGCGCCGTCGACGCCGCCCGCGCCGAGATCCTGCCCCGCTTCCGCAAGGTCGGGGTGGAGACCAAGGCCGACGGCTCGCCGGTCACCGAGGCGGACCGCGCCGCCGAGCGCGCGATGCGCCGCGTCCTCCAGCAGGGCGACCCGGGCGCCGCGATCCTCGGCGAGGAGCTCGGCGCCGAGGGCGACACCGCGCGCGGCGCCGCCTGGGTGATCGACCCGATCGACGGGACGATCGCCTTCGCGCGCGGCATCCCCCTCTTCTCGACCCTGCTCGCGCGCCTCGAGGACGGCGTGCCCGTGCTGGGCGTGATCGACCTGCCGGCGCTCGGCGAGCGGACCGTGGGCTGGACCGGCGGCGGCGTGCGCCGCAACGGCGAGCCGGTGCGCTGCTCGACCGCCAGCGACCTGCAGCGCGCGATGGTCGCCCACGGCGACGGCTTCTGCTTCGTGCGCGCCGGCGAGCAGGAGGCGTACCTGCGGATGGCGCGCGAGCTGCCGCTCTTCCGCGGCTACACCGACGGCTTCGGACACGCGCAGGTGTTGGCCGGAGCGGTGGACGCGATGGTGGACCTCGACCTGAACCCGTGGGACGCGGCCGCCACCCAGGCGCTGGTGCCCGCGGCCGGCGGGCGCTGCGAGACGATCCGCTACCCGGAGCAGGGCAAGATCGGGCTCGTCTTCGGGGCGCCGGCGCTGGTCGAGGCGCTGGTCGCCCACCTGGCCCGCAAGCCGGCCGGCTGAGGCCGGCAACCCCGCGCCGCCGGAGCGGTTTCGGCCGCGGCCCGGACCCCGGGCTTCGCTAGACTCGGCGGCCCCGCTCCCCCCGTGACGTGGA from Deltaproteobacteria bacterium harbors:
- a CDS encoding alpha/beta fold hydrolase, yielding MAAERVAGEVALHLEREGSDGGGAVVCLLHGFGGSARNWRPQLRALRAGARPAAFDLRGHARSEAPAGAAAYAPERFVADVGRVLDHLGAARAVVGGLSMGAGIAARFAAAQPGRVRALVLMALPPGAGEGTRQRGWALAFADAIEREGLEAAGARFAWGPGSGLDPGAAALVKQGFLEHAPQAIAHTLRGLLAVQPGWRELAAQLAPLGKPALLVVGERDPVSRGPCESLAAALPGARLVVVPGAGHVVNLEAREAVNEALVDFLAALPGEAA
- a CDS encoding NUDIX domain-containing protein, with protein sequence MSEAKRPVPPPIPSATILLLREEPGPLEVFMVQRHHAVDFASSALVFPGGKVDPSDHDPDLHARCAGAASLEPAALALRIAAVRETFEEAGVLLARPQGSGALLPGARAGAIEARWRGALNEDRTTIGAIAATEDLVLALDALVAFAHWITPELLPKRFDTHFYLAAAPAGQAATHDGHESVDSLWIAPARALEEAARGRLSIPFPTRMQLAKLARAHSVADALDRARAAPVLPTVGRGAGGPVLRIPAEADYDLVEAPIDELR
- a CDS encoding polysaccharide deacetylase family protein, which codes for MPAPSAPPAPPSLAERLGFAAGDRVIVLHADDIGMCHAANAGAFEAMESGAVTCGSLMVPCPWFPGAAERARANPGAYDLGVHLTLNAEWSRYRWGPVAGRRAVPSLVDAEGYLPRTSLEVAQRARPEEVEIELRAQIETALAAGIDVTHLDAHMGTAFFPPFVEIYAKLAREFRIPALAVRPDAEALARAGLAGAEPIIRRAVELIEGSGQPILDGLDADSLGFEPGAGAAHTRARLERLAPGVTYFITHPARDGAELRALGPGHHARTFEHRFYGSEEGRAALAAAGIRTVGMRAIRALAAAG
- a CDS encoding histidinol phosphate phosphatase yields the protein MPHDLAALAALAERAVDAARAEILPRFRKVGVETKADGSPVTEADRAAERAMRRVLQQGDPGAAILGEELGAEGDTARGAAWVIDPIDGTIAFARGIPLFSTLLARLEDGVPVLGVIDLPALGERTVGWTGGGVRRNGEPVRCSTASDLQRAMVAHGDGFCFVRAGEQEAYLRMARELPLFRGYTDGFGHAQVLAGAVDAMVDLDLNPWDAAATQALVPAAGGRCETIRYPEQGKIGLVFGAPALVEALVAHLARKPAG